The proteins below come from a single Papaver somniferum cultivar HN1 chromosome 11, ASM357369v1, whole genome shotgun sequence genomic window:
- the LOC113324701 gene encoding uncharacterized protein LOC113324701 has product MANAAWKIWKCRCCCVFQGVKPNPIKVIRRIDTLNFMTGKKMKKGKTNNYASLPDTIITWKPTHDFDFYINCDASFKLPTTACGIGLILLNYAGEFTTTRCGYAAGTLSAEEDECEALWWAVKWAKELNIQKLCFIIDAHKVVSGVNEDLNSICWQNHPVLSDIKEVFHSFPSWSL; this is encoded by the coding sequence ATGGCCAATGCTGCCTGGAAAATCTGGAAGTGTAGATGTTGCTGTGTCTTTCAGGGAGTAAAACCGAATCCTATAAAAGTTATTAGGCGGATTGATACCTTAAATTTCATGACaggaaagaagatgaaaaaaggaaaaactaaCAATTATGCTTCTCTACCAGACACTATCATAACTTGGAAACCCACGCATGATTTTGATTTCTATATAAATTGTGATGCTTCATTTAAATTACCTACTACTGCATGTGGTATTGGACTAATACTCTTAAATTATGCAGGTGAATTCACAACAACAAGGTGTGGATATGCTGCTGGAACCTTGAGTGCTGAAGAGGATGAATGTGAGGCTCTCTGGTGGGCAGTTAAGTGGGCCAAAGAGCTGAACATTCAGAAACTGTGCTTCATAATAGATGCACATAAGGTGGTTAGTGGAGTTAACGAAGATCTTAATAGTATTTGCTGGCAGAACCATCCGGTGCTATCAGACATCAAAgaagtttttcattcttttccTTCCTGGTCTTTATAA